Proteins encoded together in one Caldicellulosiruptor saccharolyticus DSM 8903 window:
- a CDS encoding APC family permease, with protein sequence MFEKLKRILIGKPLPNEAEKTEKYGVLWGLPILSSDAISSVAYAGQEILYVLLPAIGFLAFKEISVVTSAIIILLFILMLSYRKTIENYPNGGGAFIVAKDNLGVLAGIVAGAALSVDYILTVAVSISSGVDQIVTALEFLKPYKIALCLFLVLFLMIGNLRGIRESSRIFGIPAYAFMFSILVLIIAGYIKLRMGYVPPEPKINYPVHPVTLVLLLKAFASGCTALTGIEAVSNAVPNFKDPATKHAKTVLLLLSLVILVLFGGTTLLATHYHIVPTEGAMLVLMAQEIFGKSFMYYVVAATTFIILVFAANTAFSGFPMLVAVMAKEEFVPRQLSLKGDKLSYSNGIIILALVSALLIVAFNGNVTALIGLYAVGVFISFTLSQSGMFVRWLKNKGSHWHIKAFINGFGALTTFVVVIIIAITKFKEGAWIVVLLIPLLVFAMIKVKLHYIAVADQLRVKPEDKELLDVEHNIYRNRVIVPIESLNKASIRALRFAKTISDNVIAFNVSINEEQAKKLQERYKMLNCSIPLVIRYSPYRKILEPLLEYIKSEEYNYQKGDMITVIIPKFTVQRWWQKILHNHTWLFIEKELLKHKHIVVSVMPLQLKDDDVVLKKKNKPLWKILEED encoded by the coding sequence TTGTTTGAAAAACTGAAGAGAATCCTTATAGGAAAACCTTTGCCCAATGAAGCAGAGAAGACAGAAAAATATGGTGTTTTATGGGGATTGCCAATTTTGTCAAGTGATGCTATATCATCAGTTGCTTACGCTGGACAAGAAATTTTGTATGTACTCTTGCCTGCAATAGGATTTCTCGCTTTTAAAGAAATATCTGTTGTAACATCCGCAATCATAATACTTCTTTTTATTTTAATGCTCTCTTACAGAAAAACTATTGAAAACTATCCAAATGGTGGCGGCGCGTTTATCGTCGCAAAAGACAATCTTGGTGTTTTGGCAGGAATTGTGGCGGGAGCAGCTTTGTCTGTTGACTACATCTTGACAGTGGCAGTTTCTATTTCTTCAGGTGTTGATCAGATTGTAACTGCACTTGAATTTTTAAAGCCTTATAAGATTGCTCTATGTCTCTTTTTAGTTCTATTTTTGATGATTGGAAATTTGCGAGGAATAAGAGAATCATCCAGAATATTTGGTATACCTGCTTATGCTTTTATGTTTTCAATTTTGGTTTTAATCATAGCTGGTTATATAAAACTAAGGATGGGATATGTTCCGCCAGAGCCAAAAATAAACTATCCTGTCCATCCTGTTACTTTAGTTTTACTTTTGAAGGCATTTGCAAGCGGGTGCACAGCACTGACTGGTATTGAAGCTGTATCAAATGCCGTTCCAAACTTTAAAGACCCGGCAACAAAACATGCTAAAACTGTTTTGCTTTTATTGTCGTTAGTAATTCTCGTTCTGTTTGGCGGAACAACACTTTTGGCAACACACTATCATATAGTTCCTACTGAAGGTGCTATGCTTGTTTTGATGGCACAAGAAATATTTGGAAAAAGCTTTATGTATTATGTTGTTGCTGCAACAACCTTTATAATCCTTGTTTTTGCTGCAAACACTGCATTTTCTGGCTTTCCGATGCTTGTTGCTGTCATGGCAAAAGAAGAATTTGTGCCAAGGCAGCTGAGCCTCAAAGGTGATAAACTTAGCTATTCAAATGGAATTATCATCCTTGCTCTGGTATCTGCACTTTTGATTGTAGCATTTAATGGTAACGTCACAGCACTCATTGGACTTTATGCGGTTGGTGTTTTTATATCATTCACACTATCTCAATCAGGCATGTTTGTAAGATGGCTTAAGAACAAAGGTAGTCATTGGCACATAAAAGCATTTATAAACGGATTTGGTGCACTCACAACATTTGTTGTTGTCATTATAATTGCAATAACTAAATTCAAAGAAGGTGCGTGGATTGTTGTTCTTTTAATTCCTCTACTTGTCTTTGCAATGATAAAGGTAAAGCTTCATTATATTGCCGTTGCCGACCAGTTAAGAGTAAAGCCTGAAGATAAAGAACTTTTGGATGTTGAACACAATATATATAGAAACAGGGTTATTGTTCCAATTGAAAGTTTAAACAAGGCAAGCATTCGTGCTTTGAGATTTGCAAAGACAATCTCAGACAATGTAATTGCTTTTAATGTATCAATAAATGAAGAGCAGGCAAAAAAGCTCCAAGAAAGATATAAAATGCTCAACTGCTCCATCCCACTTGTAATAAGGTATTCACCTTATAGAAAAATATTAGAACCGCTTTTAGAGTATATAAAGTCAGAAGAGTACAACTATCAAAAGGGGGACATGATAACAGTCATCATACCCAAATTTACCGTACAGCGCTGGTGGCAAAAGATTTTGCACAATCATACGTGGCTGTTTATAGAAAAAGAGCTTTTAAAACACAAGCACATTGTTGTATCTGTCATGCCGCTGCAGCTGAAAGATGATGATGTGGTTTTGAAGAAAAAGAACAAACCTTTGTGGAAGATATTAGAGGAAGACTAA
- a CDS encoding ClC family H(+)/Cl(-) exchange transporter: protein MVSGSGIPQVSGIVKGLLKVDWFKILLYKFLGGVLCIGSGLSLGREGPSIQLGAAIGQGISRFLKRFRVEEKYLITCGASAGLSAAFNAPLAGVVFALEELHKNFSPLVLVSTMISSLTADFVSSSFFGLKPLFDFSYLTLIPLDKYPYLIVLGIIMGFIGFAFNTVLLKTQEIYKKTKLRTEIKLLIPFLLSIFVGLFIPDALGGGENVIRSLNNSNYEPFFILTLLVVKFFFTMISYGSGAPGGIFMPLLLIGTLVGNIYGICANKFFHLNSSFIKDFAIIAMAGNFAAIVKAPITGALLVTEMTGSFRHLLALSTVSILAYLTSEILKNKPIYEVLLERLLENGYVKVERDEENKILFEVPVGVGSAIDGKRIKDIEWPSDCLLVSIRRGSSELIPRGETKILAGDYLVVLTNENKFLDLNEELSIMAAQPTKLRDKKW from the coding sequence ATGGTAAGTGGAAGTGGAATACCTCAAGTAAGTGGTATAGTGAAGGGATTGTTAAAAGTTGACTGGTTTAAAATACTTTTGTATAAATTTTTGGGAGGAGTGTTGTGTATAGGAAGTGGCCTGTCTTTGGGACGAGAAGGTCCTTCGATTCAATTAGGAGCAGCGATAGGACAAGGAATAAGCAGATTTTTGAAACGATTTAGGGTTGAAGAAAAATATCTTATTACATGTGGTGCAAGTGCAGGCCTTTCAGCTGCATTTAATGCACCCTTGGCTGGAGTTGTCTTTGCACTTGAAGAATTACATAAAAACTTTTCACCGCTTGTTTTAGTTTCGACAATGATTTCATCGCTTACAGCAGATTTTGTTTCTTCAAGCTTTTTTGGATTAAAACCTCTCTTCGATTTTAGTTATCTTACACTTATTCCACTTGATAAGTATCCTTACCTAATAGTGCTTGGAATAATAATGGGATTTATTGGTTTTGCTTTTAACACAGTGCTGTTAAAGACTCAAGAAATATATAAAAAAACAAAACTACGTACAGAGATTAAGCTTTTAATACCGTTTTTACTTTCTATTTTTGTTGGTTTATTCATACCAGATGCCTTAGGTGGGGGAGAAAATGTAATCAGGTCTCTGAATAATTCTAACTATGAGCCGTTTTTTATTTTAACTTTGTTAGTAGTTAAATTTTTCTTTACCATGATCAGTTATGGTTCTGGTGCTCCAGGTGGTATTTTCATGCCACTTCTTCTAATTGGGACTTTAGTAGGGAACATTTATGGAATTTGTGCAAACAAGTTCTTTCATTTAAACTCCAGCTTCATTAAGGACTTTGCTATTATAGCAATGGCGGGCAATTTTGCAGCAATTGTAAAAGCACCAATAACAGGAGCATTGTTGGTTACAGAAATGACCGGTTCTTTTAGACATTTATTAGCACTGAGCACAGTTTCTATCTTGGCATATTTAACTTCGGAGATATTAAAAAACAAACCGATTTATGAAGTATTGCTGGAGCGTTTACTTGAAAATGGCTATGTGAAAGTAGAAAGAGATGAAGAGAACAAAATATTATTTGAAGTACCTGTTGGTGTTGGTTCTGCAATTGATGGGAAAAGAATAAAAGATATTGAGTGGCCATCTGATTGTTTGTTAGTAAGCATCAGAAGAGGTTCTTCAGAATTAATACCAAGAGGTGAAACTAAGATTTTAGCTGGGGATTATTTAGTTGTTCTGACAAATGAAAATAAATTTTTAGATTTAAACGAAGAGCTATCTATCATGGCCGCACAACCGACAAAGCTTCGAGACAAAAAGTGGTAA
- a CDS encoding glycoside hydrolase family 127 protein — MTENPFTNSLKSPEIKEVTIKDPFWGRYVDLVRDVVVPYQWEILNDLVDIPVKSHAIKNFKIAAGLEDGEFEGFVFQDSDVAKWLEAASYVLEKYQDPDLEKKVDEVIDIIKKAQWEDGYLNTYFTIKEKGKRWTNLEECHELYTAGHMIEAGVAHFKATGKTKLLDIVCKLADHIYSVFGKEEGKIRGYDGHPEIELALVKLYEVTNNSKYLELAKFFIDERGQEPYYFDIEWEKRGKKEHWKGFKGLGKEYLQAHKPVREQREAVGHAVRAVYLYSGMADVAYYTKDKELYEVCEALFNDIRNRKMYITGAIGSSAHGEAFTFEYDLPNAAAYAETCASVGLVFFAHRMNRIKPHRKYYDVVERALYNTIIGAMSQDGKKYFYVNPLEVFPKEVEKRFDRHHVKPERQPWFGCACCPPNVARLLASIGKYIYLYNNNEIYVNLYIGSESEFLINNQKVKIIQDSGYPFNDEVNFKIITNGEMYFTLNLRIPSWCDKFEIKINGELLTGFSLKDGYVSITRGWKSDDRIEIILPTQLKRVYSNPLVRENIGKVAIVKGPVVFCIEEADNGDNLHLVSVDRNSSLELQFDEKLLNGIYVVYAHGYKIRRDNFEDQLYKTDFEVRYQPTKVKFIPYFAWGNRGKGEMRVWVYEK, encoded by the coding sequence ATGACTGAAAATCCTTTTACAAATTCTTTGAAATCCCCAGAAATAAAAGAGGTCACTATCAAAGACCCATTCTGGGGAAGGTACGTAGATCTCGTTCGTGATGTAGTTGTACCATATCAGTGGGAAATTTTGAACGACTTAGTTGATATTCCTGTCAAGAGCCATGCAATAAAAAATTTCAAGATAGCAGCAGGGCTTGAAGATGGGGAATTTGAAGGATTTGTTTTTCAAGATAGCGATGTTGCAAAGTGGCTTGAAGCAGCATCATATGTTCTTGAGAAATATCAAGACCCTGATTTGGAGAAAAAGGTTGATGAGGTCATTGATATAATTAAAAAGGCTCAGTGGGAAGATGGGTATTTGAATACATATTTTACCATCAAGGAAAAGGGCAAAAGATGGACAAATTTAGAAGAGTGCCATGAACTTTACACTGCAGGACATATGATTGAAGCTGGTGTTGCTCACTTTAAAGCAACTGGAAAGACTAAGCTTTTAGATATTGTTTGCAAGCTTGCGGATCATATCTATAGTGTGTTTGGAAAAGAAGAGGGTAAGATCAGAGGCTACGATGGACACCCCGAGATAGAGCTTGCTCTTGTAAAGCTATATGAGGTAACAAACAATAGTAAATACCTTGAACTTGCAAAGTTTTTTATTGATGAGAGAGGACAAGAACCATACTACTTTGATATAGAGTGGGAAAAAAGAGGCAAAAAAGAGCATTGGAAAGGTTTTAAAGGACTTGGAAAAGAGTATTTGCAAGCACATAAGCCTGTTCGAGAGCAAAGAGAAGCCGTGGGACATGCTGTCAGAGCAGTATACCTTTATTCTGGCATGGCCGATGTTGCTTATTATACAAAAGATAAAGAGCTCTATGAGGTATGTGAAGCCCTGTTTAATGATATAAGAAATAGAAAGATGTACATCACAGGTGCAATAGGTTCATCTGCGCATGGCGAGGCATTTACATTTGAATACGATTTGCCAAATGCTGCTGCGTATGCTGAGACTTGCGCATCTGTAGGGCTTGTGTTTTTTGCCCATCGGATGAATAGAATAAAACCACACCGCAAGTACTACGATGTTGTAGAAAGAGCTCTTTATAACACTATAATAGGAGCTATGTCACAGGATGGTAAAAAGTATTTTTATGTTAACCCTCTTGAAGTATTTCCAAAAGAAGTAGAGAAAAGGTTTGACAGACACCATGTAAAGCCTGAGCGTCAACCTTGGTTTGGCTGTGCTTGCTGCCCACCAAATGTGGCAAGACTATTGGCTTCTATTGGTAAGTATATTTATTTGTACAATAACAATGAGATATATGTGAACTTGTATATTGGCAGTGAGTCTGAATTTTTAATTAATAATCAAAAAGTAAAAATCATACAAGATTCAGGCTATCCATTTAATGATGAGGTCAATTTTAAAATAATTACTAATGGAGAAATGTATTTTACTCTTAATTTGAGAATTCCAAGCTGGTGTGATAAGTTTGAAATCAAAATCAATGGAGAGCTTTTGACCGGTTTTAGCTTAAAAGATGGCTATGTTTCAATAACACGCGGCTGGAAATCAGATGATAGGATAGAGATTATACTTCCAACTCAGCTGAAAAGAGTATATTCAAATCCTCTTGTGAGAGAAAATATTGGCAAAGTTGCAATAGTAAAAGGTCCTGTTGTTTTTTGCATTGAAGAGGCAGACAATGGGGATAATCTTCATTTAGTTTCTGTTGATAGAAATAGCAGTTTGGAGCTCCAGTTTGATGAAAAATTGCTAAATGGAATTTACGTAGTTTATGCACACGGTTACAAAATTAGGAGAGACAATTTTGAAGATCAACTTTATAAAACTGATTTTGAGGTCAGATATCAACCTACGAAGGTGAAATTTATTCCATATTTTGCATGGGGAAATAGAGGAAAAGGAGAAATGAGAGTGTGGGTGTATGAGAAATAG
- the eutH gene encoding ethanolamine utilization protein EutH, whose product MLINKVLFYLFSTSFALGLLDKIIGDKFKLASKAEEGFVIMAKAIFSMTGILYLYPFLSFILINPSRFLARLFQSDGAVLISCILPIDMGGYHISSEVSKDETSKLIGGILLSSTLGASIGFTYPVAFGILKKEYRDEFIRGSLIGIICIPAGILLTSIFYGFDVLKVFRLIFFVIAIVIILAFGIAKEWFILINLMKILGRAMNILNLIGLIFLGFHILTGRAILPYKTALDESIKLPLKMAILIAGSYVFFSIVYNVLIKYSGFVRKYLTLNQQGIEGMMILLINCVPTLYLYEKMDSKSRIINAALSITTASVVGPQLGFLGAVAPSYISIFLFNKLISGLLAIGGTVLYLRYKSKQLYKI is encoded by the coding sequence ATGCTAATTAATAAGGTTCTATTCTACCTTTTTTCTACTTCTTTTGCCTTAGGATTGTTAGACAAAATCATAGGAGATAAATTCAAACTTGCTTCAAAAGCCGAAGAAGGCTTTGTGATTATGGCAAAGGCAATATTTTCAATGACGGGAATACTTTATCTGTATCCATTTTTGAGCTTTATATTGATAAATCCTTCAAGATTTTTGGCAAGGCTATTTCAAAGCGATGGAGCAGTGTTGATATCCTGTATTTTACCTATAGATATGGGTGGGTATCATATTTCCAGTGAGGTTTCAAAAGATGAAACATCAAAATTGATAGGTGGTATTTTATTGAGCTCTACTTTGGGGGCAAGTATAGGTTTTACATATCCTGTTGCGTTTGGAATACTAAAGAAAGAATACAGGGATGAGTTTATTAGAGGCAGCCTTATAGGAATTATATGTATTCCCGCAGGTATTCTTTTGACATCTATTTTTTACGGGTTTGACGTTTTAAAAGTTTTCAGACTAATATTCTTTGTCATAGCAATTGTGATTATATTAGCTTTTGGAATTGCTAAAGAATGGTTCATTTTAATAAATTTGATGAAAATTTTGGGCAGGGCAATGAACATCTTGAATTTAATTGGTCTTATATTTTTAGGTTTTCACATTCTAACCGGCAGAGCAATTTTACCTTACAAAACTGCTTTAGATGAGAGCATAAAACTGCCTTTGAAAATGGCAATTTTAATAGCTGGAAGCTATGTATTTTTCTCAATTGTTTATAATGTGTTAATAAAATATTCTGGTTTTGTTAGAAAATACCTAACGTTAAATCAACAGGGGATAGAAGGAATGATGATACTTTTGATAAATTGTGTTCCCACACTTTATCTTTATGAGAAGATGGATTCTAAGTCAAGAATTATAAATGCAGCATTGAGTATTACAACTGCTTCTGTTGTGGGCCCACAATTAGGATTCTTAGGTGCAGTTGCACCTTCATATATATCAATTTTCCTCTTTAATAAGCTTATAAGTGGTCTTCTTGCTATAGGGGGGACAGTTTTGTATCTGAGATATAAAAGCAAACAGCTATATAAAATATGA
- a CDS encoding polysaccharide deacetylase family protein: MQKTKYFIAVLTIVAIFLILLFPIYVSAQREEIKIPVLVYHYFYKDKEEAVKCNHSTVTSVENFEIQMDYLYRKNFKTLTMDELYRFLKGEYTPPKNSVVITMDDGYKNNVTLAYPNLKRYGFKACIFVIGKTVIDKSNRPDEFEYLNLEDMVKYSDVFEFGSHTYDMHKIINGKPALLQYSMLDILFDFINGQMVVQSPYFAYPFGGYNEVIIEILKSFNYKLAFTTKKGYVTSNSSPYELPRFTISDKISFQQFVRIVEGKYFEDYSEKKQKNNYKSRPSVGVNVNRRKSIPILRRS; the protein is encoded by the coding sequence ATGCAAAAGACAAAATATTTCATCGCAGTATTAACAATAGTTGCAATTTTCTTAATATTATTGTTTCCAATTTACGTTTCTGCTCAACGAGAAGAAATCAAAATACCAGTACTGGTTTATCATTACTTTTACAAAGACAAAGAAGAAGCTGTAAAATGCAACCATAGTACAGTCACTTCTGTTGAAAATTTTGAAATTCAAATGGACTATCTTTATAGAAAAAACTTTAAGACATTGACGATGGATGAGCTATATAGATTTTTAAAAGGCGAGTATACACCACCAAAAAATTCTGTAGTAATCACAATGGATGACGGATACAAAAACAATGTCACATTGGCATACCCAAATTTAAAAAGATATGGTTTTAAAGCTTGTATCTTTGTAATTGGAAAAACTGTTATAGACAAGTCAAATAGACCTGATGAATTTGAATACCTTAATTTAGAAGACATGGTAAAATACTCTGATGTGTTTGAGTTTGGCTCTCACACATATGATATGCATAAAATCATAAATGGCAAACCTGCACTTTTGCAGTACAGCATGCTTGACATTCTCTTTGATTTTATAAATGGTCAGATGGTAGTTCAATCACCTTATTTTGCGTATCCGTTTGGCGGATATAATGAAGTAATAATTGAGATTTTAAAATCCTTTAATTATAAGCTTGCTTTTACAACAAAAAAAGGGTACGTAACATCAAACAGTAGCCCATACGAGCTTCCAAGGTTCACTATTTCAGATAAAATTTCTTTTCAGCAGTTTGTAAGGATTGTAGAAGGAAAGTATTTTGAAGATTATTCAGAAAAAAAACAAAAGAATAATTATAAAAGCCGACCTTCAGTTGGTGTTAATGTGAATAGAAGAAAAAGCATTCCTATACTCCGACGGAGTTAG
- a CDS encoding ribulokinase, translating into MAKFSIGIDFGTQSGRAVLVNVETGEEVATSVKEYTHGVMDESLPDGTKLPHDWALQHPQDYIEVLATTVPDVLKKAGVSKDDVIGIGIDFTACTMLPIKKDGTPLCELPKFKSNPHAYVKLWKHHAAQKYANRLNRIAQERGEKFLQRYGGKISSEWLFPKIMQILEEAPEVYEEADRFIEAADWIVMKMTGVEKRNSCTAGYKAIWSKREGYPSKEFFKALHPRLENVVDEKLSRDIYPIGQKAGELTQEMAKLMGLNPGTAVAIANVDAHVSVPAVGITDIGKMLMIIGTSTCHMLLWNEEKMVPGICGYVEDGILPGFYGYEAGQSCVGDHFEWFVENCVPAHYFEEAKQKGLNIYQLLKEKAKALKPGQSGLLALDWWNGNRSILVDADLTGMMLGMTLTTKPEEMYRALIEATAYGTKIIIDNFNEHGVEVRELYACGGIAEKDELLMQIYADVTGLEIKVSASPQTPALGSAMFGAVAAGKEKGGYDSIFEAAKKMAKLKDYSYKPNPKNHEIYKKLYREYRILHDYFGRGANDVMKRLKEIKEEVSRM; encoded by the coding sequence ATGGCAAAGTTTAGTATAGGAATTGATTTTGGAACACAGTCAGGAAGAGCAGTGCTTGTTAATGTTGAGACAGGTGAAGAGGTTGCAACAAGTGTAAAAGAGTACACTCACGGAGTTATGGACGAGAGCTTGCCAGATGGTACAAAACTTCCTCATGACTGGGCACTTCAACATCCACAGGATTATATAGAAGTTTTGGCAACGACCGTTCCAGATGTCTTGAAAAAAGCAGGTGTTTCCAAAGACGATGTAATTGGAATAGGAATTGACTTTACAGCCTGCACAATGCTTCCTATCAAAAAGGATGGGACACCACTTTGTGAGCTTCCAAAGTTCAAATCAAATCCTCATGCCTATGTTAAGCTGTGGAAACACCATGCTGCTCAAAAGTATGCAAACAGGCTAAATAGAATAGCACAAGAGCGAGGAGAGAAGTTTTTGCAAAGATATGGGGGAAAGATTTCATCCGAATGGCTATTCCCCAAAATCATGCAGATTTTAGAAGAAGCACCAGAGGTTTATGAAGAGGCAGACAGATTCATTGAGGCTGCTGACTGGATTGTAATGAAAATGACAGGGGTTGAGAAGAGGAACTCATGCACAGCAGGATATAAAGCTATCTGGAGCAAGAGGGAAGGATATCCTTCAAAAGAGTTTTTCAAAGCACTTCATCCAAGACTTGAGAATGTTGTTGATGAAAAGCTATCCCGCGACATATATCCTATTGGCCAGAAAGCTGGTGAGCTCACACAAGAGATGGCAAAGCTAATGGGCTTAAATCCTGGAACAGCTGTTGCAATTGCAAATGTGGATGCGCATGTTTCAGTTCCTGCTGTTGGGATTACTGATATTGGTAAGATGCTGATGATAATCGGAACATCTACATGCCACATGCTTTTGTGGAATGAAGAGAAGATGGTCCCAGGCATCTGCGGGTATGTCGAAGATGGAATTTTACCTGGCTTTTATGGGTATGAGGCAGGTCAGAGCTGTGTTGGAGACCATTTTGAATGGTTTGTTGAAAACTGCGTGCCAGCGCATTACTTTGAAGAAGCAAAGCAAAAAGGATTAAATATCTACCAGCTTCTAAAAGAAAAAGCAAAAGCATTAAAACCTGGTCAAAGCGGTCTTTTGGCGCTTGACTGGTGGAATGGTAACAGGTCAATTCTGGTTGATGCAGACCTCACTGGTATGATGCTTGGCATGACCTTAACTACAAAGCCAGAGGAGATGTACAGGGCACTGATTGAGGCAACAGCGTACGGCACAAAGATAATAATTGACAACTTCAATGAACACGGCGTTGAGGTAAGAGAGCTTTATGCGTGTGGTGGCATTGCTGAAAAAGACGAGCTTTTGATGCAGATTTATGCTGATGTGACAGGACTTGAGATAAAGGTATCAGCATCACCTCAGACGCCAGCACTCGGCTCTGCAATGTTTGGTGCAGTTGCTGCAGGAAAAGAAAAAGGTGGTTATGACAGCATATTTGAGGCTGCAAAGAAGATGGCAAAGTTAAAAGACTATTCTTACAAGCCAAATCCAAAAAATCATGAGATTTACAAAAAGCTCTACAGAGAATACAGAATTCTTCACGACTACTTTGGCCGTGGAGCAAATGATGTGATGAAGAGGCTAAAAGAGATAAAAGAAGAAGTTTCGAGGATGTAA
- a CDS encoding GntR family transcriptional regulator — MIKINLYGQDDDKMSKTKYEIIKDFIIEGINSGKFKEGEKIYSENMLARKFKVSRHTVRRAIMELEFEGLLVSQKGRGTFVAKKSADSSKCIAVLTTFISDYIFPLIIRGIEKVIAHEGYGLLLFSTDNSYEFERYHLESIINNPNIDAVIIEPTKSALPSKNQDLYRKLIQKEIPVIFINTILQDIAQNYIITKDQSAVYKLTQSLIKSGCKKLLGIFKGDDLQGIKRYSGFEKACKEAQAEFDAIFFTSEEYNFVHNRAAEIISRERFDAAVCYNDKIALPLCVKLKEMGFRIPQDISVTGYDNSLLSTLTEIKLTTVEHPKEKLGEMAAKAALSMIKKSRTGVKEEVECEIIFRNSTKGGF, encoded by the coding sequence ATGATAAAAATAAACTTGTATGGACAAGATGATGATAAAATGAGCAAAACCAAATATGAGATTATAAAAGATTTTATTATTGAAGGAATTAACTCTGGCAAGTTCAAAGAGGGCGAGAAGATTTATTCAGAAAATATGCTTGCAAGAAAGTTCAAAGTTTCTCGTCACACGGTAAGAAGAGCTATAATGGAACTTGAGTTTGAAGGACTCCTTGTGTCTCAAAAGGGGAGAGGTACGTTTGTTGCAAAGAAAAGTGCTGACAGCTCTAAATGCATTGCTGTTCTGACAACATTTATATCAGACTACATCTTTCCCCTGATTATAAGAGGAATTGAAAAGGTGATAGCACATGAAGGGTACGGGCTTTTGCTATTTTCAACCGACAACAGCTACGAATTTGAAAGATATCACTTAGAGAGCATAATAAACAATCCAAACATAGACGCTGTCATAATAGAGCCGACAAAAAGTGCCTTGCCTTCTAAAAATCAAGACCTTTACAGAAAACTTATACAAAAAGAGATTCCTGTAATTTTCATCAACACTATTTTACAAGACATAGCACAAAACTACATAATAACCAAAGACCAGTCAGCAGTTTATAAGCTTACCCAGAGTCTTATAAAAAGTGGGTGCAAAAAGCTTCTTGGCATTTTCAAAGGAGACGATTTGCAGGGGATAAAAAGGTATAGTGGGTTTGAAAAGGCATGCAAGGAGGCACAGGCAGAGTTTGATGCAATCTTTTTTACAAGTGAGGAGTACAATTTTGTTCATAACAGAGCAGCTGAAATCATCTCAAGAGAAAGATTTGATGCTGCTGTTTGTTACAACGACAAGATTGCCCTTCCTCTTTGTGTAAAGCTAAAAGAAATGGGATTTAGAATTCCTCAAGATATATCGGTTACTGGATATGACAACTCACTTCTTTCTACACTGACAGAAATAAAACTCACAACAGTTGAACACCCAAAAGAAAAGCTTGGCGAGATGGCAGCAAAAGCAGCACTATCTATGATAAAGAAGAGCAGAACTGGTGTCAAGGAAGAGGTTGAATGTGAGATAATCTTCAGAAATTCAACAAAAGGAGGATTTTAA
- a CDS encoding L-ribulose-5-phosphate 4-epimerase, giving the protein MLESLKELVCKYNLYLPKYGLVTWTSGNVSARDPDTNLVVIKPSGVMYDDLTPDKMVVVDMDGNIVEGNLKPSTDTLTHLYVYKHMPHINAVVHTHSNYATAFAALGQPIKVYLTAIADEFGCEIPCGPYAQIGGEDIGKVIVEYIGESPAILLQNHGVFTIGRTVDEAVKAAVMVEDVAKTVFIAKMMGEPIEIPPEEVKRAHERYVTKYGQK; this is encoded by the coding sequence ATGCTTGAAAGCTTAAAAGAACTTGTTTGCAAATACAATTTATATCTTCCAAAATATGGTCTTGTTACATGGACATCCGGAAATGTGTCAGCTCGCGACCCTGACACAAACCTTGTTGTTATAAAACCATCAGGTGTGATGTACGACGATTTGACACCTGATAAGATGGTAGTTGTTGACATGGACGGAAATATTGTTGAAGGGAATTTAAAACCTTCAACAGACACTCTCACACATCTTTATGTATACAAGCACATGCCACATATAAATGCAGTGGTGCACACACATTCTAACTATGCAACGGCGTTTGCAGCACTGGGCCAGCCAATAAAAGTGTATTTGACAGCAATTGCCGATGAGTTTGGCTGTGAGATTCCATGCGGACCGTATGCTCAGATTGGTGGTGAAGACATAGGCAAGGTAATAGTTGAGTATATAGGAGAAAGTCCGGCAATTCTTCTTCAAAACCATGGAGTATTTACAATAGGAAGGACTGTTGATGAGGCAGTAAAAGCGGCTGTTATGGTAGAAGATGTTGCAAAAACAGTGTTTATTGCAAAGATGATGGGCGAGCCTATCGAGATTCCACCTGAAGAGGTAAAAAGAGCTCATGAGAGATACGTGACAAAATATGGACAAAAATGA